The stretch of DNA GAGTGAAGTTTGAACTGATCTATACTTTGTATTCTCGGACAGTCAGGAATGGCAAGTGCACTTGAAACTTTATGTGGGCAAGCCTATGGAGCTGAGCAATATCGAGAACTTGGAGTTCAAACTTACACTGCTATATTTTCTATGATCCTAGTTTGTCTTCCTCTGACTTTGTTATGGACCCACATTGGAAAGTTACTAATCTTGATAGGCCAAGACCCTCAAATTTCCCATGAAGCTGGAAAATTCACAATTTGGCTTGTTCCTGCACTCTTTGGATACGCGACGCTTCAACCACTCCTTAGATTCTTTCAGGCACAGAGTCTGGCCATGCCAATGCTTATCTGCTCTGGTGCTACTCTTGCTTTTCACATAGCCCTATGTTGGGCTTTAGTGTTCAAGTCTGGACTGGGAAACCTTGGAGCAGCCTTAGCTATTGGCATTTCATATTGGTTAAATGTGATTTTACTCGGATTATACATGAATTACTCTCCTGCCTGCGCAAACACTCGCGTTCCAATTTCTATGGAGCTGTTCCAAGGAATTGGGGAGTTCTTTCACTTTGCCGTCCCTTCTGCAGCAATGTTTTGGTAAACTTATTCACTTGCTTCAGTTGAAAGAAGAGCTTGTATATTCTGTGCAAAATTCCATTATTCTTTTATGTATTGCAGCCTTGAGTGGTGGTCTTTTGGGCTTTTTATGTTACTTTCTGGACTTCTACCAAATCCACAGCTTGAAACTTCTTTGCTTTCTGTATGGTAAGTTTTCTAGTAGTATTTTAGATAAAGAGCACTTTGGATCTTCTaagaatttataatatttacgCACCAATAATATCTGTTCCTCTTAACAATCTGATGATTCTAATCCCACTCTTCAACACCGGAATATTGATCCTTATTATCAACTTCTCTGGACATGCAGTCTCGCAACCATATCAACACTGTATGCGATACCATATGGACTTGGTGCTGCAGCAAGGTTTGATCAATCACGCataagatatttatttatatatgaatactACGGGTGTCTATTGTAGTTGAAAGACTGAAAGTGCAcctctctaaaaatttttctcttgtttttggtTTAGTACTagaatttcaaatgaattaggAGCGGGGAACCCAGAAGCTGCTCGTGTTGCTCTCTTTGCTGCGTTGTTTCTTGCAGTCATAGAGACAAGTATAGTAAGCACAACCATTCTTGCCAGCCGCCCTTTTTTGGGTTACAATTTTTGCAATAACAGGGAAATTGTAGACTATGTAACAGCCATGGCTCCCCTAATTTCTCTGTCAATTATTCCGGACAGCTTACGAGGGGTACTCTCAGGTtgaaaatctctcttttttgtcATTAACTTCAAATAAGAATTCAAGTTTTGCGCTGTTCAATAAAGAGTTTGTTTGACTCAGGTATTGCTAGAGGATCTGGGTGGCAGCATATAGGGGCTTGTGTCAACCTGGGGGCATTCTATCTTTGTGGACTTCCAGTTTCTGCATTTCTAGGTTTCTGGGTACAGTTCAGAGGAAGGGAGCTTTGGATTTTTATACAAACCGGTTCTTTTGTCCAGACAGTTCTGCTCTCTATTATAACAAGTTGCACAAACTGGGAAAAACAGGTCTGTCCTCCACTTCTTATCCTGTTATGCTTTTGATCCAAGTCTAGTCCAAGAGTCCCTTTTGTTCTGGTTTGTTGCCAAGATGCTTGGAGGAAAAGAGGAGAATTTGGGATTGTTTTAAAAACCGTTGTAGTCTTCAATTCTTGTTAAAGCTCCATTGGATTCTTGATATTGCAGGCCAGCAAGGCAAGGGAGAGGATATTTGCTGGAGACTTCCAATAGATAATGACATAAATCAGCAGAAAATTTTGGTGGAGCTAAAGTTTCATACTCTAAAGTTGTAAGGACACATCATTTGTTTTAATGAGCTTACAATCTCTTTTTCATCTTTGTCTAATtgtcttctttttgtttttgtttcttcagTTTTTTGGTGGAATACCCCAAATCAGTACAACCCAgcaactttgtaccctacatgaACTTGGTTTAGATTCTAAAGGACATTAGGAGAGACTTGAGAGGAACAGCCTTCCTTCAACCCAAGCTGGCAGAGAAGCCCGGGAGGAGGCAAAACttgatgtttttggtttttgtaaaAGACTAGGGCGGCCTCTAAAATCGGCATTAGGCAAGGTTTTAGTTTCCATGTTCATCTTCCTATGTCATCTAAATGCAGTATAGATGCTCAACAtctataacttatataattttcatgttGCTCTTGTTAAGCTACGTCATGAATTAAGACAAAAGTTATTTGTTAGTTCAAAAGGgtcatattaataaatataaaaatatttagaattttaagagTCTACactaatttttttacaagagcAATGCTCCGAGGATGTAGCACGAGACCGGTCCCGAgaaagaacaattttttttttttttttttgtgattattttttcattcatttttttatattcttaattttttttaaaaagaaaaaatttcaacatcactaaaaaatacttttttaatcactaagtaaaaaaaaaaaaaaattatcgggACCCAAATATCGGTGACcctagaatttttctttttacaattagtcataaaaaaatgcTACATTTAGAAAAAGCAAGTCGTAGTTGGGTTTTCCATCAAGAGTAATATAGATCATGCAGTGGAAAGTGGTGAATTGAGGAATCTACAACCATACGTTTTCTTTTGTGTAGTCTTTACTTGCTGAATAAGATACTTCTATTGAAGAACCAAGATTACGAACGCACAACTATGGGGGGTCGAAAACTTCCTCCCATTTTACGTATAAGTTTGGGATAATATTACCCATAAAGAACCCAAAAGTATTCGTATCAGCAGCTTATTTTGCTAGCAAGTGTGCTTGTTGATTAGTAACTCTGAGGATCCAACTAATTAAAGCTCCATTCCACGTGGTTATGCAAATGTCCCTTGATGTCTTCTATCCAGTCTCTCAATCTCCATCTGTTCTCTTCAGTCTTCACCATTGTCTTCAATACTTGGTGCACTTACTTGGAGTCTCCTTCAATCTGGAGTTGATCAAAACCTGTTTTTTCTGTCAGCTTGCAATCTAGGATTGCTGCTCTACCTTTTGCTTCACATGAGGAGTTGGTTTGGATTTTTTCCATCCATATATGTGTAGGGTTTGTGAAGCCTGGTTTATTGTTGTGGCGTCCCGACTTGATGATCCAATCCGACAATGATTCGTTATGGTTTTTGAGTGGATCTTCAATGAAAAAATTTTTGGCATTGTTTTTGACTCAAGAAGCACCAAAACAGAAAGTTCATTCGACGTTCGCTCAACTTTCAGCTTGAGCGAAGATCAGACAGAAAATTTGCTCGAGTCTTGCTCGATAGTGGGCCCGAGCGAAGTTCAggtagagagttcgctcgaaaGTCGCTCGACTCGGTGCTCGAGTGAAAACGAGATAGAGAGTTCACTCAATGTGCGCttgacactccgctcaagcaaATATCGCAGAAAAGTAGAAATTAGGATTTCCGCCAtgtaaatatgtttattttgtaCAGTATGGCTGTTTTTGAACAGTGAAAAATTGTCCCAAAAGTGTATCTTGTGAttctttaatataataaaatcctctacagttccgtggacgtaggcacattaccaaaccacgtaaatttgtgtCATGTGATTGATTGTTTGATTATTTCTtgtttacttttactttattgtcatcggcTTTTCGCAACAATATGGAGTATATGCTCCATATAATacctattttattttgggtAGCCGACCCTTAAAGAGTGTAAAATGACCCaacatagaaaatgaaaatgatcaaTCACATATTTCATCGTTTCTTTCAAATGAGAAGTTCACACTAGCCTTGAAATTACCATTCTTTTAGCAACATTACTCGGATCCTAAGTATCAAAGTTGACATCTAGTCCCCAACTTGAAATATAAGTTAAGATGTACATGTTTATTAAGCTACCACATGAGCTCTTAAAATAGACGAAATTAAGAATGTTATTCTTTTACCGTTGATGgcacatataaaacaaaaaaagattgCCGAGTAACACGATTTTAATGGTTGAAAAGGACGAGAAAAACTACAAAGGGTGGACTGTCATGAGGATAAGATGATATTTTTGATAGTTTGATAAtcataatgatgaaaaaaaagtgACAGTTTTGTGGGATAGAGTGTAAT from Juglans microcarpa x Juglans regia isolate MS1-56 chromosome 3S, Jm3101_v1.0, whole genome shotgun sequence encodes:
- the LOC121258141 gene encoding protein DETOXIFICATION 12-like encodes the protein MGGVEKDLEERLLQKGRDQDKRSETLPLTWGALIEELKRLGFLAGPMVAVTLSQSLLQVISMVMVGLLGDELALYSTAIAIFVSGVTGFSLLSGMASALETLCGQAYGAEQYRELGVQTYTAIFSMILVCLPLTLLWTHIGKLLILIGQDPQISHEAGKFTIWLVPALFGYATLQPLLRFFQAQSLAMPMLICSGATLAFHIALCWALVFKSGLGNLGAALAIGISYWLNVILLGLYMNYSPACANTRVPISMELFQGIGEFFHFAVPSAAMFCLEWWSFGLFMLLSGLLPNPQLETSLLSVCLATISTLYAIPYGLGAAASTRISNELGAGNPEAARVALFAALFLAVIETSIVSTTILASRPFLGYNFCNNREIVDYVTAMAPLISLSIIPDSLRGVLSGIARGSGWQHIGACVNLGAFYLCGLPVSAFLGFWVQFRGRELWIFIQTGSFVQTVLLSIITSCTNWEKQASKARERIFAGDFQ